One segment of Panicum virgatum strain AP13 chromosome 1K, P.virgatum_v5, whole genome shotgun sequence DNA contains the following:
- the LOC120704488 gene encoding uncharacterized protein LOC120704488 isoform X2, which translates to MAGGGLAAALELAVVFLVRPLLAVIFVFTLILLSWYVAWRTVLVHVPLVQEIAGLRPKKAAKPKPANRGRFARFYQSRAEAAQTVAELETKHRGGYFA; encoded by the exons atggcgggcggcggcctcgcggcggcgctggagctcgCCGTCGTCTTCCTCGTCCGTCCCCTCCTCGCCGTGATCTTCGTCTTCACCCTCATCCTCCTCA GCTGGTACGTGGCGTGGAGGACGGTGCTGGTGCACGTGCCGCTGGTGCAGGAGATCGCCGGGCTGCGCCCGAAGAAGGCCGCTAAACCCAAGCCGGCCAACCGCGGCCGCTTCGCCAGGTTCTACCAGTCCCGGGCTGAGGCCGCCCaaacagtggcggagctagaaaCCAAACATAGGGGGGGCTATTTTGCATAA
- the LOC120704474 gene encoding N-glycosylase/DNA lyase OGG1-like gives MRLPLLPRSPPLAAAVAAMPPRRRRVARSPPLPPSPPKLSSTPPPAPPLEASKPGTPDHDDPPHSARRRLLPPAAVAVVAQEEWHPLPLSAADLSLPLTLPTGQTFLWRRTSLSPLRFTSAVGPHLVSLSHLPDAEDGRLAFLLHSDGACPASSSVPAARAALCDYLNAAVPLADLWRQFAAADERFAEVAARLGGGGARVLRQDPVECVFQFLCSSNNNIKRIEKMVWTLAGYGERLGVVGGFVFHQFPTIEQLARVSEQELREAGFGYRAKYIVGTAKELQAKPGGGEKWLASLREKELPEVIEALCTLPGVGPKVAACIALFSLDQNHAIPVDTHVWKVATQYLLPELAGKSLTPKLSVVVADAFVTRFGSYAGWAQNVLFIGQLPSQKVVAAEVTSDGLTTKSPTKRKR, from the exons ATGCGCCTCCCGCTTCTTCCACGGTcccctcccctcgccgccgctgtcgccgccatgcctcctcgccgccgccgtgtcgccagatcgccgccgctcccgccttCCCCTCCAAAACTCTCCTCTACACCGCCTCCGGCCCCTCCCCTAGAGGCCTCCAAGCCCGGAACCCCCGACCACGACGATCCCCCCCACTccgcccgtcgccgcctccttccccccgccgccgtggccgtcgTGGCGCAGGAAGAGTGGCACCCGCTtccgctctccgccgccgatCTCTCCCTCCCGCTCACGCTCCCCACCGGCCAGACCTTCCTCTGGCGCCGCACCTCCCTCTCCCCGCTCCGCTTCACCAGCGCCGTGGGGCCGCACCTCGTCTCCCTCTCCCACCTCCCCGACGCCGAAGACGGCCGCCTTGCCTTTCTCCTCCACAGCGACGGCGCCTGCCCCGCATCCTCCTCCgtgcccgccgcccgcgccgcgctgtGCGACTACCTCAACGCGGCCGTCCCGCTCGCCGACCTCTGGCGCCAGTTCGCCGCTGCTGACGAGCGCTTCGCCGAGGTCGCCGCGCGGCTCGGGGGCGGCGGAGCCCGGGTGCTCAGGCAAGACCCCGTCGAGTGCGTCTTCCAGTTCCTCTGCTCCTCCAACAACAACATCAAGcggatcgagaagatggtgtgGACGCTGGCGGGATACGGGGAGCGGCTCGGCGTGGTCGGTGGGTTCGTGTTCCACCAGTTCCCCACGATCGAGCAGCTCGCGCGCGTGTCGGAGCAGGAGCTTCGGGAGGCCGGGTTTGGGTACAG GGCAAAGTACATTGTTGGCACTGCTAAAGAACTGCAAGCCAAACCTGGTGGAGGTGAAAAATGGCTTGCCTCATTGCGTGAGAAGGAACTTCCGGAGGTGATTGAGGCTCTTTGCACTCTGCCAGGTGTTGGTCCAAAGGTTGCTGCATGCATTGCTCTGTTCTCCCTTGATCAAAATCATGCTATTCCTGTCGATACACATGTCTGGAAG GTTGCCACACAATATCTATTGCCGGAGCTAGCCGGCAAGAGCCTGACTCCGAAACTTAGTGTTGTTGTCGCTGATGCATTTGTAACTAGATTTGGAAGCTATGCTGGCTGGGCCCAGAATGTGCTCTTCATCGGCCAGCTACCTTCTCAAAAGGTTGTGGCGGCAGAAGTTACCAGTGATGGATTAACCACCAAATCTCCTACTAAAAGGAAGCGCTGA